The Pseudodesulfovibrio cashew genomic sequence TTCGGCGTTGATCTTGCGGGCGGGGCCGAGTTCGTGGATGCGCTCGGTGAATTTCTCCACCACGGTCTTCCACTTCTGTCCCTCGGATGCCGAGACCCAAGTGTATTCGAAACGCCGTTCGTCGATGCCCAGGATGGGAAGGAAGCTTTTCAGGGCTTCCAGTCGCCTGCGGGCGTAGAAGTTGCCTTCCGAATAGTGGCAGTCACGGGGGTGACAACCCGAAACCAGCACTCCGTCGGCGCCGTTGACCAGGCTCTTCACTACGAAGAGGGGGTCGATGCGGCCGGAGCAGGGGACCCTGATGATGCGAAGATCAGTGGGTTGCTGGAACCGGCCCACACCGGCGGTGTCGGCACCGCCGTAAGAGCACCAGTTGCAGAGAAATCCGACTATTCGAAGCTCTGTTGCAGCGTCTGCTGACATAAGACATTGACCTCCGCGAGAATTTGATTATCGGTGAAGTGTTGCAGTTGTATGGCCCCCTGCGGGCAGGTAGAGGTGCAGATGCCACACCCCTGGCAAATAGTCTCGATGACTTTGGCCTTCTTCTCGCCACGGAAGTCCATCTCTTCGATAGCACCGAAGGGACAGGTCTCGATGCATTTGCCGCAGCCCACGCACCGCTTGATGTTCACTTCCGAGATCTGGGGATCGCTCTCGAGCTGATCCTTGGAGAAGAGCGTCAGCACCTTGGATGCCGCCGCGCTGCCCTGGCCGACCGACTGGGGGATGTCCTTGGGGCCCTGGCAGGAGCCGGCAAGGTACACGCCCGCGGTGTTGGTCTCCACCGGACGGAGCTTGGGATGGCTCTCCATGTAGAAACCGTAGGAGTCGTAGGAGATGCGGAGCTTTTCAGCCAACTGGGGCGCGCCCTTGGCTGCTTCGGCGCCCACGGCCAGAACGACCAGGTCCGCTTCCACTTCCACTTGGGTGCCCATCAGCGTATCGGCGCCGCGGACGATCAGCTTGTCGCCCATGGGGTAGATCATGGAGACGCGACCCCGGACATAACGGGTGCCGTACTCTTCCATGGCACGACGGGTGAACTCGTCGTACATCTTTCCCGGAGCGCGGATGTCCATGTAGAAAACGTAGGACTGTGACTCGGGCAGGTGATCCTTGGTCAGGATGGCCTGCTTGGCGGTGTACATGCAGCAGAAGCCCGAACAGTAGGGGCGTCCGACGCTCTTGTCGCGTGAGCCGACGCACTGGATAAAGACAACGTTTTTCGGTTCCTTGCCATCGGAGGGACGCTTGATGTGTCCGCCCGTGGGACCGGAAGCCGAGAGCAGCCGCTCATACTGTAATGAGGTGATAACATCGGCGTAGCGGCCGCCCCCGTACTCACCGTAGCGGGTGTAGTCGAAGAGGTCGTATCCGGTGGCGACGATAATAGCACCGACGGATTCTGCTACTTTCTCATCCTGCTGTTCGAATTGAATTGCCTTGGTCGGGCAAATCTTCTCGCACACACCGCACTTGCCGCTGGTTAATTTGCGGCAAAAATCGGGATCAATGGTTGCTTTTTTCGGAATGGCCTGGGGGAACGGGATGTTGATGGCCGTGGTAAACCCGATCTCCTCGTTGAAGACATCCTTGGATTTCTTGCTGGGGCACTTCTCGGTGCAGACACCGCAACCGGTGCAGGCTTCCCAATCAACGTAGGTGGCCTTCTTGTTGACGGTGATCTCGTAGTTTCCGACGTAGCCCTGAATGTCGTCCACTTCGGCGTGGGCGTACAGGGTGATGTTCGGATGCTGCGCGATATCGACCATCTTGGGGCCGAGAATACAGCTAGAACAGTCGACAGTCGGGAAGGTCTTGTCCAGCTTGGACATCTTGCCGCCGATGGACGAGGTCTTCTCGACAAGAATCACCTCGAGGCCGCCGTCTGCACAATCCAAGGCAGCCTGGATGCCGGCGACGCCGCCGCCGATGACCATGACGCGCTTGTTGATCTCGAAAGACTTGGCGGTCAGGCCCCGGTCGTTGGTCAGCTTGGCCGCAGCCATGGCGACCAGGTCGATGGCCTTTCTGGTGTTGGCTTCCTTGTCCTTGCCGATCCAGGAGACGTGCTCGCGGATGTTGGCCATTTCGAACATGTATTTGTTCAACCCGGCCCGCTCGACAGTGCGGCGGAAGGTGGGTTCATGCATGCGGGGCGTGCAGGAGGCTACCACGACACCGTCGAGGTTGTGCTCCTTGATGGCTTCTATGATGCCGTCCTGTCCCGGTTCCGAGCAGGCGTACATGGTGTCGCTGGCAAACGCCACATCGGGCAGCTTGCGGGCCTCTTCGGCCACTTTGGCGACGTCCACGGTACCCGCAATATTGCTACCGCAATGACAGACAAAAACTCCTATTTTCATTCTACTCGACGCTCCTTAAGCAGTTCAGCTCGTTATGACGCGTTAGCCCGTCGCGCTTCTTCCATCTTGCGAAACGCCTTGGCAGGCGGGACGCACAGCTTGTCCATCTGCAAGCTCTTGGCGTCCAGACCCAGGGCCTTGCCGATGAGCTGCGTGTAGTAGAACACCGGCATGTCGTGTGTGCTGCCGTTGGCCGAGTTGATCTGGTCCTGCCGCAGGTCCAGATTCATCTGGCACAGGGGGCAGGCGGTGACCATGGCGTGGGCTTCCACGTCCTCGGCGGCGTCCAGCAGCTTGCCGGACAGCTTGGCGACGATATCCTTGCGGGCCACGCCAAAGGAGGCGCCGCAACATTCCACTTTCAGGGGGAAGGGAGCCACGTCGGCGCCCAGGGCGGCCATGAGTTCATCCATGGCGACCGGATTTTCGCAGTCGTCGAAATCCATGACGTCCGGCGGCCGATTCATGATGCAGCCGTAGTAGGGAGCGACACGGAGGCCTTCCAGGCTGGAGACAACCTTCTTGGCCACGCCCTCGGGGCCGACCTTCTCGGAGATGACCTGAAGGACGGACATGATGGGCAGCCTGTTTTCGGCGGGCTTGTCCAGCAGCTTGTTGACCTTTTCCTTGAACTCGGGGTCTTCCATGCGGTGGCTGGCGGTCTTGAGGTTGGTCAGGCAACTGGGGCAGGGGGTAATGATGCCCTGCACGTCGAGTTCCTCGGCCTGGGCTATGTTACGGGCCGAAAGCGCGGCGGACAGCGTGTGGTCCACGGTGTGGGCCGGTGTCGAGCCGCAACAGCTCCAATCCGGGATGTCCACAAGCTCGATGCCCAGTGCCGCGCAGATGGCGCGGGTGGACTGGTCGTACTCGATGGACGTACCCAGCCCGGAGCAGCCAGGGTAGTAAGCGTAGGTAAGGGAAGAACTCACGAGTTGCGCTCCTCATTGTAGCGTTTGAATATATTGGCCACCTGCTCCTTGCCGACGATGGGGTGCGGCTTGAAGCTAAGCTTTCCTTTGGGCAAAATTTTGGGGCCGAGGTCCGCATCGGTCAGGAACCGACCGGTTTTGCTCATGTAGGTCGCCATCAGGCCCATCTCGAAAACTCGGCCGTGCTTTTCCACGGAAGAGAGGAAGCTGTCGGTGAAGGTCTTGACCTTGGGTTCGGGCGCGTAGCCGGCGCGCCGGGCCATGTGGCGAAGGACGTCCATCACCCGCGCGACGTCGATCTCGTTGGGGCACCGGGTCGTGCAGGATTCGCACGTGGCGCACAGCCAGATCGACTTGCAGGAGAGGGCGGTTTCCCGCTGCCCGGCCTGGACGAGACGCATGACCTGGCTGACGGGAATATCATAGAAATGTGTATACGGGCACCCCGCTGTACAGTTACCGCACTGGTAGCAAAGACTGACGTTCTGTTTGCTTTCCTTCTCCACGGCGCTGACGAAGTCGGCGTCGTAGGAGTTGCTCAGAGATACTATGTTCATAAGGCGTGTCCGCATGGGTTGTGAAGGAGCGGTGTCCTTCGGTTGTCGATTGAGGCCTTTCCGCAACACGGTACCGTATGTCTGCGGACTGGCATGGGCAGCAGTAATATCAGTAAATAAAAGCCCGGGGAAGGCGAACCTTCCCCGGGAATTTTATTTTGCTTACAGAGCGGCCTCGTAGATGGCGGCAACGTCAGCGTCGGTGGGGCAGCGCGGGTTGGTCAGACCACAAGCGTCCTTCTGGGCGTTGGCGGTCATGGTAGCGATGTCCTCGGCCTTGACGTCCTTGCCGTACTTCTTGCCGAGAGCAACCAGGCCAGCCGGGATACCGACGTCGGCGGACAGCTGCTTGATGGCGTCGAGGCACTTTTCGGCAGCGGCGCGCGGGGACATACCGGTGACGTTCTCGCCCATGATCTCGGCCATCTTGACGAAGCGGTCGACCTTGGCGATGAGGTTGAACTTCTCAACGTGGGGCAGCAGGATCGCGTTGCACTCGCCGTGGGGCAGGTCGTAGAAGCCGCCGAGCTGGTGAGCCATGGCGTGGACGTGACCCAGGGAAGCGTTGTTGAAGGCCATACCGGCGAGGTACTGGGCGAAGCACATGGCTTCACGGGCTTCGATGTCCTGACCGTTGGCAACGGCGGGACGCAGGTACTTGGCGATGAGCTCGATGGCCTTTTCGGCACAAGCGTCGGTCATCGGGGTGGCGATGGTGGAAACGTAGGCTTCCACGGCGTGGGTCAGGGCGTCCATACCGGTAGCGGCGGTCAGCGCCGGGGGCATGCCAACCATCAGCAGCGGATCGTCAAGGGCGATGCCCGGGGTGACGCGCCAGTCGACGATGGCCATCTTAACCTTACGGGAAAGGTCGGTGATGATGCAGAAACGGGTCATTTCGGAAGCAGTACCAGCGGTGGTGTTCACGGCAACGTACGGGGGCATGGGCTTGGTGGACTTGTCCACGCCTTCGTAGTCGTGGATGGTGCCGCCGTTGGAGACGACGAGGCCGACGCCCTTACCGCAGTCGTGAGAGGAACCGCCGCCCAGAGTGATCAGAGCGTCGCACTTACCCTTCTTGTAGACTTCCACGCCTTCGGCGACGTTGGCGTCGGTCGGGTTCGGGATGGTCTTGTCGTACACTTCGTACTTGACTTTGGCGTCATCGAGGATGTCGGTGACCTGCTTCAGGATACCGGTGGCGACGATGCCGGGGTCAGTGACGATCAGAGGTTTTTTGGCGCCGAGGGCTTTGATCTTGCCGGGGATCTCTTTGGAAGCGCCGATGCCGATCAGAGTGACGCTGGGAATGAAGAAACCGTTAACCTGTTCGCGTACTGCCATGATACAACTCCTTGTATAAAAGGGATTAGTGTGTGTAACGGAAAATTTCCGTCTTAAAATAACCTTCGCAGCAGTCCCCAATGAGCAAAGGTTGTGCCACACGTTATAGAGGCAGTAAATTCAAGGAGTTATGAAATATTAACGCATTATAAATCCAAGGGCTGGGACAAAATGGCACACACATGTGCAGGGTTTTGTGGGCTCGGCGGGTGGAGTGTAGAGAATTTTTTCACCAGTGTTCAATGGGTTGCAACGCTCTGTGTCGTTTTGACCCTTGATTTCCGGGCGAATGTGTCAAAATGGCGAAGAGCGATTAAACGTCCTCAATCCCGTACTTTTCGATTTTCCGGTAGAGAGTTTTACGCCCGATGCCCAGGACCTGTGCGGCCTTGAGTCGGTTGCCCTCATAGATGGAAAGGACACGGGCGATGTGCTCTTTCTCCATATTCTGCAAGGACATGGGAGGTGCGTCATCCTTGGGCTCGTCTCCGCTGCGGACCACTTCGCGGGGCAGGGTCTTGTCGGTGATGACCCCGTTTTCCGAGAGGATGAGCGCCCGCTCAAGGACGTTGCGCAGTTCGCGGACGTTGCCCGGCCAGTCGTAGCTCAGGAGGCGCTGGAGCGTCCTTTCCGACATGGCCGGTTTCTGCTGGCCCTGGCTCAGAAGGGTCAGGAAATGCTCCACCAGCAGGGGGATGTCCTCCTTGCGTTTGCACAGGCGGGGAATGTGGATGTTGAAGACATTGATGCGGTGGTAGAGCGCTTCGTTGAACGTCCCTTCCTCCACGGCCTTGCCCAGGTCACGGTTGGTGGCGAAGAGAAAGCGGACATCGGCCCGCCGCTCCTCGGTCTCGCCCATGCGGCGATAGGTCTTGGTCTCGAGCAGGCGGAGCAGGGAGGCCTGGACGTCGTCAGGCAGATCGCCGATCTCGTCCAGGAAGAGAGTGCCCTTGTGGGCCACGGAGACCAGGCCTTCGTGGGCTTCGGCAGCGCCGGTGAACGCGCCTTTGCGGTGGCCGAAGAGCTCTGAGCGCACCATCTCCCGGTGAAGCATGGCGCAGTTCTTGATGATCAGCGGCTGGTCGGAGCGTTTGCTCCGGCTGTGGATGGCATGGGCGACCACGTCCTTGCCCGCGCCGCTCTCGCCGGTGATCAGCACCGGGACCTCCGAGGGGGTCAGCTTTTCGATAAGGTAGTTGATCTCCTTGATCGGGGTGGACCGGCCGATGAGGTTGGTCTTGCGGGTGGCGCTTTCGTGGGTGTGGCGCAAGCCGCGGTTCTCCCGGTGCAGGCTCACCCGCTGGTAGGCGCGGTCCAGGACCAGCTCCATGCGGTCGAGCTTGAAGGGCTTGGTGATGTAATCATAAACGCCCAGGCGCATGGCCTCGACGGCGCTGTCGATGTCGCCGTGACCGGTGATGAGGATGAACTCCACGTCCTGCTGGGTGGCCTTGAACTCGGTGTAAAGCTCCATGCCGTCCGCGTCGGGCAGGCGGATGTCGAGGATGATGATGTCGTACCGCGTTTTGGCCAGCAGTTGGCGGGCGCGGTGGGCGTTCTCCGCAGTGTGGAGGATGCGCTCCGCTGAATCGAGCTCCCGTTTCAGGAGCCGGAGTATGGACTCCTCGTCATCGACGACGAGTACATTGTAAGGAGATTTCATCTATCAGTCCTGTTGGATCGGCAAGGTGACGACGAAGCGGGAGCCTACGCCCTCTTCACTGAGGACGCTGATCTCGCCGTGGTGATCCTTGACGATGTTGTAGCATGTTGACAGGCCGATGCCGATGCCCTTGCCCACGGGTTTCGTGGTGAAGAAGGGGTCGAAGAGTCTGTCCTTGATTTCCGGGGAAATGCCGCAGCCGTTGTCAGCCACCTCCAGAACCACGGCGCCCTTTCCGTTCATCCGTGTGTGCAGGGAGATGACTCCCTCCTTTCCCTGGAGGGCGTCGGCGGCGTTGGTCATCAGGTTGAGCATGACCTGCTTGAGCCGGGGTTCGTCGGCGTAGATCAGGGGCAGTTCGTCGGCCAGGTCCAGTTCCAGGGAGAGCTCCTTGGAGCGCTTGAGATGGTAGCCGAGGATGTTGAGGGTATCCTTGATCACGTCGTTGAGGTTGACGATGCCGAATACCGAGGTTTCGGGATGGCCGAAGTTGAGCAGGCTCTTTACGATCTGCTGACAGCGGTGGCACTCCTTGAGAATCGTGTTGGTGTAGTCCTCGAAGTCGGTTTTGACCTCGGCGGGGATGCACTCGGCGGTGAGCTTGGTGAGCTTGCGCTGGATGCCCTCGGCATAGCCGGAGATCGCCATGAGCGGGTTGTTCACTTCATGGGCCACGCCCGTGGCCAGGGTACCGACGGTGGCCATCTTTTCCGCCTGGTAGTACTTGGCCTGATATTCCTTTTCCAGGGTCACGTCGCGCTTGAAGATGAGCACGCGGTTCCCCGAGCCGTAGGGGCCCTTCAGGGGCGAGGCGATCATCTCGAACTGTCTCTTTCTGCCGTTGATGCGGAAGAACGCCAGCTCCTTGCAGACCTTGTTGGTGGACAGGGAGCGAAAGGCCGGACACTCGGGGCAGGGTTCCACGGAGTTGCGGAACAGCTCGTAGCAGTACTTGCCTTCGGGCTCAACGCTGTCGAAGATTTCGCGGAAGGCGTGGTTGACGGAGATGATGCGCAGGTTCTCGGAGAGGACCATCATCACGTCGGTGATGCCGTCCAGGATGGCCGCGATCTCTCGGCGCTGGCTCTCGGACTCCTCGTTGGCCGCCTGGAGCTCCTCAATGGTGTGTTGCAGCTCCTGGAAGAAGCCGAGCTTGGAGTGCTCGATGCCGATCAGGTCGCTTAGGGTGGTGGACGGTGCCATTACCAGGCCTCCTCGCAGATGGACATGAGCTCTTCCCAGGTGGCGGATCTCGGGTTGGTAAGGTGACAGGCGTCGTGGGTGGCCGTGACGCAGATTTTTTCCAGGGTGTCCTTGGACGGCACCAGGTTTCTCATCTTGGTGTCGATGCCGAAGTCGGCGAACATCCGCTCCAGGCTGTCGATACCCAGTACCGCGGCCTCCTTGGTCGAACACATCCGCGACCCAGAGATGATCCTGCCGATGTCGCCCATCTTCTCGACGCAGGCCGGAAGATTGTAGCGCATGACCGAGGGCAGGAGCACGGGGTGGACCCAGCCGTGGAGTACGTCGCAGATGCCGCCCAGTGAGTGTGCCAGGGCGTGCAGGGAGCCGAGCCCCGCGTTGCTGAAGGACATGCCCGCCGCCGTGGAGGCGATGGACATCTGTTCCAGGGCCTTGAGGTCCCGCTCCTCCGCGGCCGGGCGGAGGTTGTGGACGATCAGTTCGATGGCGCGGAGAGCCTGGACCTCGGTGAAGGGTGAGGCCAGCTTGGAGAGATAGGATTCGATGGCGTGTGCCAGGGCGTCGATGCCCGCGGCCAGGATCAGGCTCCGGCTCTGGGTAACCAGCAACTGCGGGTCGATGATCGACATGTTGGGGACCAGAGAGCGGCTGATGATGGACATCTTCACCTCACGTTCCATGTCGGTGATGATGCAGAACTGGGAGATATCGGAGCTGCTGCCTGCCGTACTGGGGATGAGGATCATGGGCGGCAGGGGACGCATGATTCGGTTGGCGCCCTCGTAGTCCCGGATTTCGCCGCCGTTGCCGGCGATAATGCCGATGCCCTTGGCAGTGTCCATGGGACTGCCGCCGCCCAGGGCGATGATCACGTCGCATCCTTCTTCAAGGTAGTACTTGGCCCCGCGGTGGACCTGCTCGTCGCGGGGATTGGAGTTGACGTCGTTGAAATAGACGCAGTCCAGGTTGTTGACCTGAAGGATGCCCCTGACCAGGTCCACCCAGCCGGATTCCTCCACGCCCCTGTCGCTGACGAAGAAGACGCGTTTGGCTCCCACCCGTTTGGCGCACTCGGCCAGATGGCTGATGGAGCCGCTTCCGAATATGATGTCCGGTATGGCAAATTTCGTACTGATCATGGAGGGAGATCCCCTTTGCGACGGCTCGCGCCGTGACGCGGTTCCTGCTGTTTGCTCAAGCCGGGACAGTGAACGCCATTTCAAGGCAATTTGCAATAGCTTTCGGCTGTAGTCCCGTGTGATTCCATTGTTTTCGGGTGCCGGAATCCCTTTGATTCTCAGGCATGTATCCCCTGGAGCGTCTGGCGGACCAGGGAACTTGCGAAGTCCGCGTCGCCCAGGGCGCGGCCGACCATCATTCGGTACCAGAGGGGGCCGAACAGCGCGTCCACGGCCACGTCGGTATCCGTTGAGGGATGGATTTCACCCCGCCGTATGCCGCGTTCCAGGATTTCCCTGACCCGCTCCCGGCGGCCCCGGATGAAACCGGAATAAAATTGTTCAGCGATGGCATTGTCGGTCTGGGCCTCTGCCATGAGGCCGATCATGGCGCAGGGCGACGGCGCTTCGCTGATGGCGGAAAAGACCTTTGTCAGAAGGACTTCGAGGTCGTTGCGTACCGAACCCGTATCCGGGGCGGGGGTCCGTTGATTCAGCCTTTCACCGTAGGCCTCGATGACCAGCGCCGCCTTGGAGGGCCACCAGCGGTAGATGGTCTGCTTGCCCACGCCGGCGCGTGCGGCGATGCCTTCGATGGTCAGGCTCACGTATCCTTTCTGCTCGAGAAGCTCGATGGTGGCGGTCAGAATGGCCTCGTGGGACCGGGGGCTGCGCCGCCTCCCTGGCTGTTCGGTGTTGCTCATGGGTTCGGGTAATAGATGAAACGAGACGTTCCGTCAAAGACTTTGACAATACGTCTCGTCTCGTTTGCTGGAGACTGCTTTGGGGACGGCCTTTCTGAGAGGTGGATAGTCGATTCCCGTATCTTGTCAGACTGTATGTGAGCTGAAATTTTTTTCTGATAAAAACGATAAATTGAAGAAAATATCATTTCGGAGAAAACGGTGACGGACTTTTTTTCAACAATTCAGGAACTGTCCACAGCAAAACTGAGCGAGCGCTCAGTTTTGCTGTTTTTTTTGACATTAGAGTCGGCTGCGAGGTAGTTTTCGAAAAACTGAGTGAGCACTCGGTTTTTGGAAGGAAACTGGAAAGGACAGGTAATGAAAAAGAAGGAAGCCATACTCAGGGTCGCAACGGTGATGTTCGCGAATAAGGGGTTTGCGGACACATCCGGGCAGGAACTCGCCCGGTTGACCGGCGTGGCCGAGGGGACGATCTTCTATCATTACAAGAGCAAGGAAGGTTTGCTGCTGGCCATTCTGGAGAAGACCAGGGACGAGATAGTGGACCAGATCGAACGGTTCTTCGAGAACAGGCCGTTCAGCAATGGTCTGGAGATGACGGAGGAGGTCGTCGCCTTCTATCTCTACCTGGCCGGATTGATGGAAGATCATTTCCAGCTGTTGCACAGGCACTTCGTCTACAAGTTCTCCGAGTCCAATCCGGAGATCAGGCGGAGCCTGGAATCCATCTATAACTGGCTGGTCGACGTTTTCGAACGAGCGATTACGGTCGGCCAGGAGGACGGGTCCATCAATCCGGATATCCACCCAAGAAAATCGGCGCTCATTCTGTTTACCATGGTAGATGGACTGGTTCGTTTCAAAAACCATAACCTGTATGACGCGGGCGCGCTGTTCAACGAGCTGATCGAGACGTGCCGGAGGATGTTGCGGGTTATCTAGTAAGGAAGAGGCAAGTGTTACTTAAAATTTTCCCATTTATTGACTGGTTTAAAGGGTACAACATGGCGTCGCTCCGTGCCGACGCCATCGCGGGGCTTACGGTCGCCCTGGTGCTCATTCCGCAATCCATGGCGTACGCCCAGCTGGCGGGCATGCCCGCCTATTACGGCCTGTACGCTTCCTTTCTCCCTCCGCTCATCGCCGCGCTGTTCGGCTCCAGCCGTCAGCTGGCCACCGGCCCGGTGGCCGTTGTCTCGCTGATGACTGCGGCCTCGCTGGAACCGCTGGCCACCGCAGGCAGCGAAGGCTACATCGCCTACGCCATCCTGCTCGCGCTCATGGTCGGCCTGTTCCAGTTCCTGCTCGGTGTGCTCAAGCTCGGCCTGGTGGTCAACTTCCTGTCCCACCCGGTTGTCAACGGCTTCACCAACGCCGCCGCCATCATCATCGCGTCCTCCCAGCTCTCCAAGATGTTCGGGGTCTACGTGGACAAGGCGGAGCATCACTATGAAACCATCATCCGCGTGGTGGAGGGAGCCTTTCATTACACCCATCTGCCCACTCTGGGCATGGGCGTGCTCGCCTTCGTGATCATGATAGTGCTCAAGCGCGTCAACCCGAAGATCCCCAACGTCCTG encodes the following:
- a CDS encoding CoB--CoM heterodisulfide reductase iron-sulfur subunit B family protein — its product is MSSSLTYAYYPGCSGLGTSIEYDQSTRAICAALGIELVDIPDWSCCGSTPAHTVDHTLSAALSARNIAQAEELDVQGIITPCPSCLTNLKTASHRMEDPEFKEKVNKLLDKPAENRLPIMSVLQVISEKVGPEGVAKKVVSSLEGLRVAPYYGCIMNRPPDVMDFDDCENPVAMDELMAALGADVAPFPLKVECCGASFGVARKDIVAKLSGKLLDAAEDVEAHAMVTACPLCQMNLDLRQDQINSANGSTHDMPVFYYTQLIGKALGLDAKSLQMDKLCVPPAKAFRKMEEARRANAS
- a CDS encoding TetR/AcrR family transcriptional regulator; its protein translation is MSNTEQPGRRRSPRSHEAILTATIELLEQKGYVSLTIEGIAARAGVGKQTIYRWWPSKAALVIEAYGERLNQRTPAPDTGSVRNDLEVLLTKVFSAISEAPSPCAMIGLMAEAQTDNAIAEQFYSGFIRGRRERVREILERGIRRGEIHPSTDTDVAVDALFGPLWYRMMVGRALGDADFASSLVRQTLQGIHA
- a CDS encoding iron-containing alcohol dehydrogenase, which translates into the protein MISTKFAIPDIIFGSGSISHLAECAKRVGAKRVFFVSDRGVEESGWVDLVRGILQVNNLDCVYFNDVNSNPRDEQVHRGAKYYLEEGCDVIIALGGGSPMDTAKGIGIIAGNGGEIRDYEGANRIMRPLPPMILIPSTAGSSSDISQFCIITDMEREVKMSIISRSLVPNMSIIDPQLLVTQSRSLILAAGIDALAHAIESYLSKLASPFTEVQALRAIELIVHNLRPAAEERDLKALEQMSIASTAAGMSFSNAGLGSLHALAHSLGGICDVLHGWVHPVLLPSVMRYNLPACVEKMGDIGRIISGSRMCSTKEAAVLGIDSLERMFADFGIDTKMRNLVPSKDTLEKICVTATHDACHLTNPRSATWEELMSICEEAW
- a CDS encoding CoB--CoM heterodisulfide reductase iron-sulfur subunit A family protein, which produces MKIGVFVCHCGSNIAGTVDVAKVAEEARKLPDVAFASDTMYACSEPGQDGIIEAIKEHNLDGVVVASCTPRMHEPTFRRTVERAGLNKYMFEMANIREHVSWIGKDKEANTRKAIDLVAMAAAKLTNDRGLTAKSFEINKRVMVIGGGVAGIQAALDCADGGLEVILVEKTSSIGGKMSKLDKTFPTVDCSSCILGPKMVDIAQHPNITLYAHAEVDDIQGYVGNYEITVNKKATYVDWEACTGCGVCTEKCPSKKSKDVFNEEIGFTTAINIPFPQAIPKKATIDPDFCRKLTSGKCGVCEKICPTKAIQFEQQDEKVAESVGAIIVATGYDLFDYTRYGEYGGGRYADVITSLQYERLLSASGPTGGHIKRPSDGKEPKNVVFIQCVGSRDKSVGRPYCSGFCCMYTAKQAILTKDHLPESQSYVFYMDIRAPGKMYDEFTRRAMEEYGTRYVRGRVSMIYPMGDKLIVRGADTLMGTQVEVEADLVVLAVGAEAAKGAPQLAEKLRISYDSYGFYMESHPKLRPVETNTAGVYLAGSCQGPKDIPQSVGQGSAAASKVLTLFSKDQLESDPQISEVNIKRCVGCGKCIETCPFGAIEEMDFRGEKKAKVIETICQGCGICTSTCPQGAIQLQHFTDNQILAEVNVLCQQTLQQSFE
- a CDS encoding 4Fe-4S dicluster domain-containing protein, with amino-acid sequence MNIVSLSNSYDADFVSAVEKESKQNVSLCYQCGNCTAGCPYTHFYDIPVSQVMRLVQAGQRETALSCKSIWLCATCESCTTRCPNEIDVARVMDVLRHMARRAGYAPEPKVKTFTDSFLSSVEKHGRVFEMGLMATYMSKTGRFLTDADLGPKILPKGKLSFKPHPIVGKEQVANIFKRYNEERNS
- a CDS encoding hydrogenase iron-sulfur subunit; protein product: MSADAATELRIVGFLCNWCSYGGADTAGVGRFQQPTDLRIIRVPCSGRIDPLFVVKSLVNGADGVLVSGCHPRDCHYSEGNFYARRRLEALKSFLPILGIDERRFEYTWVSASEGQKWKTVVEKFTERIHELGPARKINAEMLAEAKAMFATV
- a CDS encoding TetR/AcrR family transcriptional regulator, which encodes MKKKEAILRVATVMFANKGFADTSGQELARLTGVAEGTIFYHYKSKEGLLLAILEKTRDEIVDQIERFFENRPFSNGLEMTEEVVAFYLYLAGLMEDHFQLLHRHFVYKFSESNPEIRRSLESIYNWLVDVFERAITVGQEDGSINPDIHPRKSALILFTMVDGLVRFKNHNLYDAGALFNELIETCRRMLRVI
- a CDS encoding two-component system sensor histidine kinase NtrB, with protein sequence MAPSTTLSDLIGIEHSKLGFFQELQHTIEELQAANEESESQRREIAAILDGITDVMMVLSENLRIISVNHAFREIFDSVEPEGKYCYELFRNSVEPCPECPAFRSLSTNKVCKELAFFRINGRKRQFEMIASPLKGPYGSGNRVLIFKRDVTLEKEYQAKYYQAEKMATVGTLATGVAHEVNNPLMAISGYAEGIQRKLTKLTAECIPAEVKTDFEDYTNTILKECHRCQQIVKSLLNFGHPETSVFGIVNLNDVIKDTLNILGYHLKRSKELSLELDLADELPLIYADEPRLKQVMLNLMTNAADALQGKEGVISLHTRMNGKGAVVLEVADNGCGISPEIKDRLFDPFFTTKPVGKGIGIGLSTCYNIVKDHHGEISVLSEEGVGSRFVVTLPIQQD
- a CDS encoding iron-containing alcohol dehydrogenase; protein product: MAVREQVNGFFIPSVTLIGIGASKEIPGKIKALGAKKPLIVTDPGIVATGILKQVTDILDDAKVKYEVYDKTIPNPTDANVAEGVEVYKKGKCDALITLGGGSSHDCGKGVGLVVSNGGTIHDYEGVDKSTKPMPPYVAVNTTAGTASEMTRFCIITDLSRKVKMAIVDWRVTPGIALDDPLLMVGMPPALTAATGMDALTHAVEAYVSTIATPMTDACAEKAIELIAKYLRPAVANGQDIEAREAMCFAQYLAGMAFNNASLGHVHAMAHQLGGFYDLPHGECNAILLPHVEKFNLIAKVDRFVKMAEIMGENVTGMSPRAAAEKCLDAIKQLSADVGIPAGLVALGKKYGKDVKAEDIATMTANAQKDACGLTNPRCPTDADVAAIYEAAL
- a CDS encoding sigma-54-dependent transcriptional regulator, producing the protein MKSPYNVLVVDDEESILRLLKRELDSAERILHTAENAHRARQLLAKTRYDIIILDIRLPDADGMELYTEFKATQQDVEFILITGHGDIDSAVEAMRLGVYDYITKPFKLDRMELVLDRAYQRVSLHRENRGLRHTHESATRKTNLIGRSTPIKEINYLIEKLTPSEVPVLITGESGAGKDVVAHAIHSRSKRSDQPLIIKNCAMLHREMVRSELFGHRKGAFTGAAEAHEGLVSVAHKGTLFLDEIGDLPDDVQASLLRLLETKTYRRMGETEERRADVRFLFATNRDLGKAVEEGTFNEALYHRINVFNIHIPRLCKRKEDIPLLVEHFLTLLSQGQQKPAMSERTLQRLLSYDWPGNVRELRNVLERALILSENGVITDKTLPREVVRSGDEPKDDAPPMSLQNMEKEHIARVLSIYEGNRLKAAQVLGIGRKTLYRKIEKYGIEDV